Proteins from a genomic interval of Buchnera aphidicola (Brachycaudus cardui):
- the sohB gene encoding protease SohB — MNLLTNYELFLAKIITILIFIASIIAFFCLIIKRKKNIKHTFKITLLNNHYKDIKNNILLATMNNFEKKIWLKQEKEKKKILQKKEEYLKNKKNILYVLDFKGGVYANEVLGLREEISAILSVVNQNDEVLLRLESSGGVIHGYGLAASQLNRLRERGIRLIVSVDKIAASGGYMMACVADYIVSAPFAIIGSIGVVGQMPNFNKLLKKCNIDIELHTAGDYKRTLTMFGNNTDSTRTKFCEELNSTHELFKNFIQKMRPSLDIENVSNGEHWFGTMALKKKLVDKISTSDDVLMSKMNKYTVLSIQYIYTKKILERFTSSISRNISKILLKTFFYKNYL; from the coding sequence ATAAAAAGAAAAAAAAATATCAAACATACATTTAAAATTACTTTATTGAATAACCATTATAAAGATATAAAAAATAATATTTTATTAGCTACTATGAATAATTTTGAAAAAAAGATATGGTTAAAACAAGAAAAAGAAAAAAAGAAAATTTTACAAAAAAAAGAAGAATATTTAAAAAATAAAAAGAATATATTATATGTATTAGATTTTAAAGGTGGTGTGTATGCTAATGAAGTTTTAGGGTTACGAGAAGAAATATCTGCTATACTTTCTGTAGTAAATCAAAATGATGAAGTTTTATTACGTTTAGAAAGTTCTGGGGGTGTTATTCATGGATACGGATTAGCTGCTTCTCAGTTAAATAGACTACGTGAAAGAGGAATACGATTAATTGTATCTGTAGATAAAATTGCAGCAAGTGGAGGTTATATGATGGCATGTGTTGCAGATTATATCGTATCAGCTCCATTTGCTATAATAGGCTCAATTGGTGTAGTAGGACAAATGCCTAATTTTAATAAATTATTAAAAAAATGTAATATAGACATTGAACTTCATACTGCAGGAGATTATAAGCGCACTTTGACAATGTTTGGAAATAATACTGATTCAACACGCACAAAATTCTGTGAAGAATTAAATAGTACACATGAACTTTTTAAAAATTTTATTCAAAAAATGAGACCATCTTTAGATATTGAGAATGTATCTAACGGAGAACATTGGTTTGGAACAATGGCTTTAAAAAAGAAATTAGTAGATAAAATTAGTACAAGTGATGATGTTTTAATGTCTAAAATGAATAAATATACTGTATTAAGCATTCAGTATATTTATACTAAAAAAATATTAGAACGTTTTACATCTTCTATATCTAGAAATATTAGTAAAATACTACTGAAAACATTTTTTTATAAAAATTATTTATAA